TTCAGTATCATAGGAGGGAAAAGGCAAGATTTGTTTTTGGACCAAAGCGTTTAAGATTTTGGAACAAGTTCTCGTATTCTTTATTTAAAAAGTCTCTAATTAGATTGAATAGTTTCCCAAAAAGGGAAATCTTGCCCGCATTGAAGAGAATTTATAAACATGTCATTCAGCAGATACAAAGGTAAAAAAGTATTTATAACGGGCGGTTCAGCAGGTATAGGAAAAGGGATCGCTATCGAATTGGCTAAGGCGGGAGCAAGTGTTATCGTTTCAGCCAGAGGAAAATCAAACTTAGAAAAAACTGTCCAAGAACTAAGGGCTGTAGGAACTCCAACCGCAATCTTCGGATTCGCAGTTTTAGACGTTTCGGACAAGAAAGCTTTGGAAAAAGAAGCTAAAAAGGTAATCCAAACTTTAGGGGGATTGGATCTTTTGATTTGTAGCAGCGGCTTCGCAAAAGCGGGTGAAGCTTCCGATCTAGACGAGGAAATTTACAGAAACCTAATGGATGTGAACTATTTCGGTCATGTAAACAGTGCACTCGCCTTTAACGATCATTTTGCAAAACAAAAAAGCGGAGAGATCGTATTTTTAGCCTCTACTTTGGCGTTCTTTTCTATCTACGGATATGGAGCTTATTCGGCCAGCAAATTTGCGATTGTCGGTTTTGCGCAAGGTTTTCGCCAAGAGATGATGCTTCATGGAGTAAAAGTGAAATTATTCCTTCCTCCCACAACGGACACTCCAGGTTTAGAAAAAGAAAACACCGACAAACCCGAATTGAGCAAAGAAATTGAAATGGGTTCTGCTTTAAATAAAGTGCATGCGATTGATTCAGTAGCGAAAGCGATATTAAAATGGATACCGAATAAAAAGTTCATCGGATACACAGGCTGGGATTCTTGGCTCCAATATTTTCTATTTAGACATTTTCCGGAATTTAGCATCAAACTTACCGATTCCGAATTAAAAGCGGCTCAATCCAGACTGGATAAGAAAAAACGACTCCAATAGAAGACACCTCTTTGAACTAGCCTGAATCTAAAGCTCCAAAGGTAGAGGCATAGTATAGAATTTTACTCGATAGAAAATAAAATACTATACAAAATCACTCACCTAAATAGATCCTGAAATCTCAGTCTATTTTTGTAGGAACATAGATGTCTTCATCTATGGGAAGACGGTGCAAATCCGTCACGGTACCCGCCGCTGTAAGAGGGACAAAAGGCACAAGATGTCACTGGGTGTAAAACCTGGGAAGACGTGCTGAGTAGGACGATCTCGAGTCAGAAAACGACCTTACAAAAATCCTGAAGCTACGTGATCCAGTCTCGGATGTAAGACCGGCCGTAACTAAATTAAAATTTTTTTACACATTCGATGCTTTGGCTCAATCTTTTGTGCCTTAGTATCGCATATATCTTGTTAGGTGAAGATCTCTTAGGAGGGATTTTTATGCGCTCGATTTCCGTTTCGAAGGATTTTTCCGGAGCCGGATCACGGCTTAGAGCTTTCGCTCTAGTTTTGGCAGGGTTTCTCGCTTTTTCTACGATCTATGTGGTCGGTTTGGAACCCATGGTGTATTTACATGATACTTTTCACGATATTAGGCATTCTACGGGATTTCCATGCCATTAAGATCCGGATTTTCTGATCTTTTACGAACGGGAATATTCTCCGGTCTGGCATCAGGTCTTGTTTTGGGAATTCTGGTTTGTGTTTGGAATCTTCCTCTCATCTC
This genomic stretch from Leptospira licerasiae serovar Varillal str. VAR 010 harbors:
- a CDS encoding SDR family NAD(P)-dependent oxidoreductase, giving the protein MNMSFSRYKGKKVFITGGSAGIGKGIAIELAKAGASVIVSARGKSNLEKTVQELRAVGTPTAIFGFAVLDVSDKKALEKEAKKVIQTLGGLDLLICSSGFAKAGEASDLDEEIYRNLMDVNYFGHVNSALAFNDHFAKQKSGEIVFLASTLAFFSIYGYGAYSASKFAIVGFAQGFRQEMMLHGVKVKLFLPPTTDTPGLEKENTDKPELSKEIEMGSALNKVHAIDSVAKAILKWIPNKKFIGYTGWDSWLQYFLFRHFPEFSIKLTDSELKAAQSRLDKKKRLQ
- a CDS encoding CbtB domain-containing protein; protein product: MRSISVSKDFSGAGSRLRAFALVLAGFLAFSTIYVVGLEPMVYLHDTFHDIRHSTGFPCH